The following proteins are co-located in the Gloeocapsa sp. PCC 7428 genome:
- a CDS encoding SDR family NAD(P)-dependent oxidoreductase — protein sequence MKSQVDSNSVFLVSGGAKGITAQCVIELAKAKQCKFILLGRSSLTPEPVWATGCTSEAELKKRIMEYLIASGEKPTPATVQKHYNAIASAREIQATLDTIAQAGGEAEYLSVDVTDAAALQAIAERLETVTGMIHGAGNLADKRIEKKSAQDFDKVYNAKVTGLANLLRCIPISQLQHLVLFSSVAGFYGNVGQADYAIANEVLNKSAQLVKYYYPDCHVVAINWGPWESGMVSPELKKAFAERNIETIPIQVGAKMLVDELASTHQDTQVVIGSPLIFSETFNSQLQTFRIQRHLTLAANPFLQDHVIANRPVLPATCAIAWIANTCEQLYPGYHFLSCRNYKVLKGIVFEPTTPNEYTLELQETNKNNIEIEFDAKIWSKNLEGKIRYHFSTQLTLKRQISSSPNYDSLNLNFDQSYSSESFYQDGSASLFHGKSFQGVRRVLNITPEKVTIECLLPQVSEQQQGQFPVQTFNPYIVDVQIHSLWIWSQYFHQHGCLPSAIHLYEQFTPVSFDEIFYVSCEVKSKTDSSVVAEVITHDSLGKIYSRMTEAKGTLLPLKS from the coding sequence ATGAAAAGCCAGGTTGACTCAAATTCTGTATTTCTTGTCAGCGGTGGTGCTAAGGGGATAACTGCACAATGCGTTATCGAATTAGCGAAAGCGAAGCAATGCAAATTTATTCTTTTAGGACGTTCTTCGCTCACGCCAGAACCTGTATGGGCTACAGGATGCACGAGTGAAGCGGAACTGAAAAAGCGCATTATGGAGTATCTGATTGCGAGTGGGGAAAAACCAACTCCCGCTACGGTGCAGAAACACTACAATGCGATCGCATCAGCCCGCGAAATTCAAGCAACTCTCGATACCATCGCTCAAGCGGGTGGCGAAGCCGAATACCTCAGTGTTGATGTCACCGATGCAGCAGCGTTACAAGCGATCGCCGAACGTCTGGAAACAGTCACCGGAATGATTCACGGCGCGGGTAATCTAGCGGATAAGCGGATTGAAAAAAAATCTGCGCAAGACTTTGACAAGGTTTATAACGCCAAAGTGACGGGTTTAGCCAATCTGTTGCGTTGTATTCCGATAAGTCAGTTACAACACTTGGTTTTATTTTCTTCGGTTGCAGGGTTTTATGGCAATGTCGGACAAGCTGATTATGCGATCGCTAACGAAGTTCTCAATAAATCAGCGCAGCTTGTCAAATACTACTATCCTGATTGTCATGTTGTGGCAATCAACTGGGGACCTTGGGAGAGCGGGATGGTTAGCCCTGAATTAAAAAAAGCATTTGCTGAACGCAACATTGAGACAATTCCGATCCAAGTTGGTGCCAAAATGCTTGTGGATGAACTTGCCTCAACTCATCAAGATACCCAAGTTGTGATTGGTAGTCCTTTAATCTTTTCGGAAACCTTCAATTCTCAACTACAAACTTTTCGCATTCAGCGTCACCTCACTTTAGCGGCTAATCCATTTTTACAAGATCACGTCATTGCCAATCGTCCTGTGCTTCCAGCAACTTGCGCGATCGCTTGGATTGCGAATACTTGCGAACAACTTTATCCTGGTTATCATTTTTTAAGCTGTAGAAATTACAAAGTTCTCAAAGGAATTGTTTTTGAACCTACCACGCCCAATGAATATACACTTGAACTGCAAGAAACTAACAAAAACAACATAGAAATTGAATTTGATGCTAAGATTTGGAGTAAGAATTTAGAAGGAAAAATTCGCTATCATTTTAGCACGCAATTAACTCTAAAACGCCAAATTTCTTCTTCCCCCAATTACGATTCTCTTAACCTCAATTTCGACCAAAGTTATTCTTCTGAATCTTTCTATCAGGATGGTTCCGCCAGCTTATTTCATGGCAAAAGCTTTCAGGGAGTTAGGCGAGTTCTCAATATAACCCCAGAAAAAGTAACGATTGAGTGCTTACTTCCGCAAGTCAGCGAACAGCAACAAGGGCAATTTCCCGTCCAAACATTTAATCCCTATATCGTTGATGTCCAAATTCATTCTTTGTGGATTTGGTCGCAATATTTTCATCAGCACGGATGTTTACCTTCAGCAATTCATCTTTACGAACAATTTACTCCGGTTTCTTTTGATGAAATATTTTATGTCTCTTGTGAAGTCAAGTCTAAAACAGATAGTAGCGTAGTTGCTGAGGTCATTACTCACGACAGTCTAGGAAAGATTTATTCGCGCATGACTGAAGCTAAGGGAACTTTATTGCCTTTAAAGTCATAA